In Anthonomus grandis grandis chromosome 5, icAntGran1.3, whole genome shotgun sequence, the following are encoded in one genomic region:
- the LOC126736000 gene encoding uncharacterized protein LOC126736000 isoform X2, whose translation MKFKFSGYIFLLLVLPSLNCSLSAPSEAELSCNSTIFSCGVTLETGRYSNPSDPTCKSYLYCYFSGDRILEYKYTCSFGIFNPFTRTCDISYSCHCSAYTNTTHAATSTTIVTTTTELAVPDSEPTCVFGTNFTCTVTGKYANPYDSTCGTYIHCFSWIAGHTTQHIHSCLIGLFNPITQICDSAYVCPCKYKISTISDTTSTTVATTSTSPDICAVGTSFICSQTGRYASTIDTTCKSYIYCYRYSNGTVGQFGYNCSIGLFNPSTQTCDLTYVCPCIEETTLPLTSESTTITSVSSTSSSTSSNADTCAVGSSFSCSETGRYASPIDTTCKSYIYCYRYSNGTVGQFGYNCSIGLFNPSTQSCDLTYVCPCIEETTLPLTSESTTITSVSSTSSSTSSNADTCAVGSSFSCSETGRYASPIDTTCKSYIYCYRYSNGTVGQFGYNCSIGLFNPSTQSCDLTYVCPCIEETTLPLTSESTTITSVSSTSSSTSSNADTCAVGSSFSCSETGRYASPIDTTCKSYIYCYRYSNGTVGQFGYNCSIGLFNPSTQSCDLTYVCPCIEETTLPLTSESTTITSVSSTSSSTSSNTVTCAVGSSFSCSETGRYASPIDTTCKSYIYCYRYSNGTVGQFGYNCSIGLFNPSTQSCDLTYVCPCIEETTLPLTSESTTITSVSSTSSSTSSNADTCAVGSSFSCSETGRYASPIDTTCKSYIYCYRYSNGTVGQFGYNCSIGLFNPSTQSCDLTYVCPCIEETTLPLTSESTTITSVSSTSSSTSSNTDTCAVGSSFSCSETGRYASPIDTTCKSYIYCYRYSNGTVGQFGYNCSIGFFNPSTQSCDLTYVCPCIEETTLPLTSESTTITSVSSTISSTSSNADTCAVGSSYSCSETGRYASPIDTTCKSYIYCYRYSNGTVGQFGYNCSIGLFNPSTQSCDLTYVCPCIEETTLPLTSESTTITSVSSTSSSTSSNADTCAVGSSFSCSETGRYASPIDTTCKSYIYCYRYSNGTVGQFGYNCSIGLFNPSTQSCDLTYVCPCIEETTLPLTSESTTITSVSSTSSSTSSNADTCAVGSSFSCSETGRYASPIDTTCKSYIYCYRYSNGTVGQFGYNCSIGLFNPSTQSCDLTYVCPCIEETTLPLTSESTTITSVSSTSSSTSSNTVTCAVGSSFSCSETGRYASPIDTTCKSYIYCYRYSNGTVGQFGYNCSIGLFNPSTQSCDLTYVCPCIEETTLPLTSESTTITSVSSTSSSTSSNADTCAVGSSFSCSETGRYASPIDTTCKSYIYCYRYSNGTVGQFGYNCSIGLFNPSTQSCDLTYVCPCIEETTLPLTSESTTITSVSSTSSSTSSNTDTCAVGSSFSCSETGRYASPIDTTCKSYIYCYRYSNGTVGQFGYNCSIGFFNPSTQSCDLTYVCPCIEETTLPLTSESTTITSVSSTISSTSSNADTCAVGSSYSCSETGRYASPIDTTCKSYIYCYRYSNGTVGQFGYNCSIGLFNPSTQSCDLTYVCPCIEETTLPLTSESTTITSVSSTSSSTSSNADTCAVGSSFSCSETGRYASPIDTTCKSYIYCYRYSNGTVGQFGYNCSIGLFNPSTQSCDLTYVCPCREETTLPLTSESTTITSVSSTSSSTSLNTDTCAVGSGFSCSETGRYASPIDTTCKSYIYCYRYSNGTVAQFGYNCSIGLFNPSTQSCDLAYVCPCIEETILP comes from the exons ctGGTACTTCCTAGTCTCAACTGCAGCCTGTCAGCTCCATCCGAAGCCGAATTATCATGCAACAGTACCATTTTCTCATGTGGCGTAACTTTGGAGACTGGTAGATACTCAAATCCTAGTGATCCAACCTGTAAATCATACCTTTATTGCTATTTCTCTGGAGATCGAATACTGGAGTACAAATATACTTGCtcttttggaatatttaatcCATTTACCAGGACATGTGACATCTCGTACAGTTGCCATTGTTCTGCTTATACAAACACCACTCATGCTGCAACATCTACTACAATAGTGACTACAACAACTGAGTTAGCTGTGCCAGACAGTGAACCTACTTGTGTCTTCGGTACTAATTTTACCTGTACGGTAACAGGAAAATACGCCAACCCATATGACAGCACATGTGGGACTTATATTCACTGCTTTTCTTGGATAGCCGGTCATACTACACAACATATTCATTCCTGTttaattggtttatttaacCCAATTACTCAAATATGTGATTCAGCGTATGTATGCCCTTGCAAGTATAAAATATCGACAATATCTGATACTACTTCTACCACAGTTGCAACAACGTCAACTAGTCCTGATATTTGCGCCGTAGGCACCAGTTTTATTTGTTCTCAAACTGGTCGATATGCTAGTACTATTGATACTACATGTAAATCATATATCTACTGTTACCGCTATTCAAATGGAACTGTTGGGCAATTTGGGTATAACTGTTCTATTGGCCTTTTTAATCCTAGTACTCAAACCTGCGACCTCACATACGTGTGCCCTTGTATAGAAGAAACGACGCTACCATTAACATCTGAGTCCACCACGATCACCTCAGTTTCATCGACAAGTTCATCAACGTCTTCAAATGCCGATACTTGTGCCGTAG GTAGCAGTTTTAGTTGTTCAGAAACTGGTAGATATGCTAGTCCAATCGATACTACATGTAAATCATATATCTACTGTTACCGCTATTCAAATGGAACTGTTGGACAATTTGGGTATAACTGTTCTATTGGTCTTTTTAATCCTAGTACTCAAAGCTGCGACCTCACATACGTGTGTCCTTGTATAGAAGAAACGACGCTACCATTAACATCTGAGTCCACCACGATCACCTCAGTTTCATCGACAAGTTCATCAACGTCTTCAAATGCCGATACTTGTGCCGTAGGTAGTAGTTTTAGTTGTTCAGAAACTGGTAGATATGCTAGTCCAATCGATACTACATGTAAATCATATATCTACTGTTACCGCTATTCAAATGGAACTGTTGGACAATTTGGGTATAACTGTTCTATTGGTCTTTTTAATCCTAGTACTCAAAGCTGCGACCTCACATACGTGTGTCCTTGTATAGAAGAAACGACGCTACCATTAACATCTGAGTCTACCACGATCACCTCAGTTTCATCGACAAGTTCATCAACGTCTTCAAATGCCGATACTTGTGCCGTAGGTAGTAGTTTTAGTTGTTCAGAAACTGGTAGATATGCTAGTCCAATCGATACTACATGTAAATCATATATCTACTGTTACCGCTATTCAAATGGAACTGTTGGACAATTTGGGTATAACTGTTCTATTGGTCTTTTTAATCCTAGTACTCAAAGCTGCGACCTCACATACGTGTGTCCTTGTATAGAAGAAACGACGCTACCATTAACATCTGAGTCCACCACGATCACCTCAGTTTCATCGACAAGTTCTTCAACGTCTTCAAATACCGTTACTTGTGCCGTAGGTAGCAGTTTTAGTTGTTCAGAAACTGGTAGATATGCTAGTCCAATCGATACTACATGTAAATCATATATCTACTGTTACCGCTATTCAAATGGAACTGTTGGACAATTTGGGTATAACTGTTCTATTGGTCTTTTTAATCCTAGTACTCAAAGCTGCGACCTCACATACGTGTGTCCTTGTATAGAAGAAACGACGCTACCATTAACATCTGAGTCCACCACGATCACCTCAGTTTCATCGACAAGTTCATCAACGTCTTCAAATGCCGATACTTGTGCCGTAGGTAGTAGTTTTAGTTGTTCAGAAACTGGTAGATATGCTAGTCCAATCGATACTACATGTAAATCATATATCTACTGTTACCGCTATTCAAATGGAACTGTTGGACAATTTGGGTATAACTGTTCTATTGGTCTTTTTAATCCTAGTACTCAAAGCTGCGACCTCACATACGTGTGTCCTTGTATAGAAGAAACGACGCTACCATTAACATCTGAGTCCACCACGATCACCTCAGTTTCATCGACAAGTTCATCAACGTCTTCAAATACCGATACTTGTGCCGTAGGTAGCAGTTTTAGTTGTTCAGAAACTGGTAGATATGCTAGTCCAATCGATACTACATGTAAATCATATATCTACTGTTACCGCTATTCAAATGGAACTGTTGGGCAATTTGGGTATAACTGTTCTATCGGATTTTTTAATCCTAGTACTCAAAGCTGTGACCTCACATACGTGTGTCCTTGTATAGAAGAAACGACGCTACCACTAACATCTGAGTCCACCACGATCACCTCAGTTTCATCGACAATTTCATCAACGTCTTCAAATGCCGATACTTGTGCCGTAGGTAGTAGTTATAGTTGTTCAGAAACTGGTAGATATGCTAGTCCAATCGACACTACATGTAAATCATATATTTACTGTTACCGGTATTCAAATGGAACTGTTGGACAATTTGGGTATAACTGTTCTATTGGTCTTTTTAATCCTAGTACTCAAAGCTGCGACCTCACATACGTGTGTCCTTGTATAGAAGAAACGACGCTACCATTAACATCTGAGTCCACCACGATCACCTCAGTTTCATCGACAAGTTCATCAACGTCTTCAAATGCCGATACTTGTGCCGTAGGTAGTAGTTTTAGTTGTTCAGAAACTGGTAGATATGCTAGTCCAATCGATACTACATGTAAATCATATATCTACTGTTACCGCTATTCAAATGGAACTGTTGGACAATTTGGGTATAACTGTTCTATTGGTCTTTTTAATCCTAGTACTCAAAGCTGCGACCTCACATACGTGTGTCCTTGTATAGAAGAAACGACGCTACCATTAACATCTGAGTCTACCACGATCACCTCAGTTTCATCGACAAGTTCATCAACGTCTTCAAATGCCGATACTTGTGCCGTAGGTAGTAGTTTTAGTTGTTCAGAAACTGGTAGATATGCTAGTCCAATCGATACTACATGTAAATCATATATCTACTGTTACCGCTATTCAAATGGAACTGTTGGACAATTTGGGTATAACTGTTCTATTGGTCTTTTTAATCCTAGTACTCAAAGCTGCGACCTCACATACGTGTGTCCTTGTATAGAAGAAACGACGCTACCATTAACATCTGAGTCCACCACGATCACCTCAGTTTCATCGACAAGTTCTTCAACGTCTTCAAATACCGTTACTTGTGCCGTAGGTAGCAGTTTTAGTTGTTCAGAAACTGGTAGATATGCTAGTCCAATCGATACTACATGTAAATCATATATCTACTGTTACCGCTATTCAAATGGAACTGTTGGACAATTTGGGTATAACTGTTCTATTGGTCTTTTTAATCCTAGTACTCAAAGCTGCGACCTCACATACGTGTGTCCTTGTATAGAAGAAACGACGCTACCATTAACATCTGAGTCCACCACGATCACCTCAGTTTCATCGACAAGTTCATCAACGTCTTCAAATGCCGATACTTGTGCCGTAGGTAGTAGTTTTAGTTGTTCAGAAACTGGTAGATATGCTAGTCCAATCGATACTACATGTAAATCATATATCTACTGTTACCGCTATTCAAATGGAACTGTTGGACAATTTGGGTATAACTGTTCTATTGGTCTTTTTAATCCTAGTACTCAAAGCTGCGACCTCACATACGTGTGTCCTTGTATAGAAGAAACGACGCTACCATTAACATCTGAGTCCACCACGATCACCTCAGTTTCATCGACAAGTTCATCAACGTCTTCAAATACCGATACTTGTGCCGTAGGTAGCAGTTTTAGTTGTTCAGAAACTGGTAGATATGCTAGTCCAATCGATACTACATGTAAATCATATATCTACTGTTACCGCTATTCAAATGGAACTGTTGGGCAATTTGGGTATAACTGTTCTATCGGATTTTTTAATCCTAGTACTCAAAGCTGTGACCTCACATACGTGTGTCCTTGTATAGAAGAAACGACGCTACCACTAACATCTGAGTCCACCACGATCACCTCAGTTTCATCGACAATTTCATCAACGTCTTCAAATGCCGATACTTGTGCCGTAGGTAGTAGTTATAGTTGTTCAGAAACTGGTAGATATGCTAGTCCAATCGACACTACATGTAAATCATATATTTACTGTTACCGGTATTCAAATGGAACTGTTGGACAATTTGGGTATAACTGTTCTATTGGTCTTTTTAATCCTAGTACTCAAAGCTGCGACCTCACATACGTGTGTCCTTGTATAGAAGAAACGACGCTACCATTAACATCTGAGTCCACCACGATCACCTCAGTTTCATCGACAAGTTCATCAACGTCTTCAAATGCCGATACTTGTGCCGTAGGTAGTAGTTTTAGTTGTTCAGAAACTGGTAGATATGCTAGTCCAATCGATACTACATGTAAATCATATATCTACTGTTACCGCTATTCAAATGGAACTGTTGGACAATTTGGGTATAACTGTTCTATTGGTCTTTTTAATCCTAGTACTCAAAGCTGCGACCTCACATACGTGTGTCCTTGTAGAGAAGAAACGACGCTACCATTAACATCTGAGTCCACCACGATCACCTCAGTTTCATCGACAAGTTCATCAACGTCTTTAAATACTGATACTTGTGCCGTAGGTAGCGGTTTTAGTTGTTCAGAAACTGGTAGATATGCTAGTCCAATCGACACTACATGTAAATCATATATTTACTGTTACCGGTATTCAAATGGAACTGTTGCGCAATTTGGGTATAATTGTTCTATTGGACTTTTCAATCCTAGTACTCAAAGCTGTGACCTTGCTTACGTATGTCCCTGTATAGAAGAAACTATTCTACcataa
- the LOC126736000 gene encoding uncharacterized protein LOC126736000 isoform X34 — MKFKFSGYIFLLLVLPSLNCSLSAPSEAELSCNSTIFSCGVTLETGRYSNPSDPTCKSYLYCYFSGDRILEYKYTCSFGIFNPFTRTCDISYSCHCSAYTNTTHAATSTTIVTTTTELAVPDSEPTCVFGTNFTCTVTGKYANPYDSTCGTYIHCFSWIAGHTTQHIHSCLIGLFNPITQICDSAYVCPCKYKISTISDTTSTTVATTSTSPDICAVGTSFICSQTGRYASTIDTTCKSYIYCYRYSNGTVGQFGYNCSIGLFNPSTQTCDLTYVCPCIEETTLPLTSESTTITSVSSTSSSTSSNADTCAVGSSFSCSETGRYASPIDTTCKSYIYCYRYSNGTVGQFGYNCSIGLFNPNTQSCDLTYVCPCTEETTLPLTSESTAITSVSSTSSSTSSNADTCAVGSSFSCSETGRYASPIDTTCKSYIYCYRYSNGTVGQFGYNCSIGLFNPSTQSCDLTYVCPCIEETTLPLTSESTTITSVSSTSSSTSSNADTCAVGSSFSCSETGRYASPIDTTCKSYIYCYRYSNGTVGQFGYNCSIGLFNPSTQSCDLTYVCPCIEETTLPLTSESTTITSVSSTISSTSSNADTCAVGSSYSCSETGRYASPIDTTCKSYIYCYRYSNGTVGQFGYNCSIGLFNPSTQSCDLTYVCPCIEETTLPLTSESTTITSVSSTSSSTSSNADTCAVGSSFSCSETGRYASPIDTTCKSYIYCYRYSNGTVGQFGYNCSIGLFNPSTQSCDLTYVCPCIEETTLPLTSESTTITSVSSTSSSTSSNADTCAVGSSFSCSETGRYASPIDTTCKSYIYCYRYSNGTVGQFGYNCSIGLFNPSTQSCDLTYVCPCIEETTLPLTSESTTITSVSSTSSSTSSNTVTCAVGSSFSCSETGRYASPIDTTCKSYIYCYRYSNGTVGQFGYNCSIGLFNPSTQSCDLTYVCPCIEETTLPLTSESTTITSVSSTSSSTSSNADTCAVGSSFSCSETGRYASPIDTTCKSYIYCYRYSNGTVGQFGYNCSIGLFNPSTQSCDLTYVCPCIEETTLPLTSESTTITSVSSTSSSTSSNTDTCAVGSSFSCSETGRYASPIDTTCKSYIYCYRYSNGTVGQFGYNCSIGFFNPSTQSCDLTYVCPCIEETTLPLTSESTTITSVSSTISSTSSNADTCAVGSSYSCSETGRYASPIDTTCKSYIYCYRYSNGTVGQFGYNCSIGLFNPSTQSCDLTYVCPCIEETTLPLTSESTTITSVSSTSSSTSSNADTCAVGSSFSCSETGRYASPIDTTCKSYIYCYRYSNGTVGQFGYNCSIGLFNPSTQSCDLTYVCPCREETTLPLTSESTTITSVSSTSSSTSLNTDTCAVGSGFSCSETGRYASPIDTTCKSYIYCYRYSNGTVAQFGYNCSIGLFNPSTQSCDLAYVCPCIEETILP, encoded by the exons ctGGTACTTCCTAGTCTCAACTGCAGCCTGTCAGCTCCATCCGAAGCCGAATTATCATGCAACAGTACCATTTTCTCATGTGGCGTAACTTTGGAGACTGGTAGATACTCAAATCCTAGTGATCCAACCTGTAAATCATACCTTTATTGCTATTTCTCTGGAGATCGAATACTGGAGTACAAATATACTTGCtcttttggaatatttaatcCATTTACCAGGACATGTGACATCTCGTACAGTTGCCATTGTTCTGCTTATACAAACACCACTCATGCTGCAACATCTACTACAATAGTGACTACAACAACTGAGTTAGCTGTGCCAGACAGTGAACCTACTTGTGTCTTCGGTACTAATTTTACCTGTACGGTAACAGGAAAATACGCCAACCCATATGACAGCACATGTGGGACTTATATTCACTGCTTTTCTTGGATAGCCGGTCATACTACACAACATATTCATTCCTGTttaattggtttatttaacCCAATTACTCAAATATGTGATTCAGCGTATGTATGCCCTTGCAAGTATAAAATATCGACAATATCTGATACTACTTCTACCACAGTTGCAACAACGTCAACTAGTCCTGATATTTGCGCCGTAGGCACCAGTTTTATTTGTTCTCAAACTGGTCGATATGCTAGTACTATTGATACTACATGTAAATCATATATCTACTGTTACCGCTATTCAAATGGAACTGTTGGGCAATTTGGGTATAACTGTTCTATTGGCCTTTTTAATCCTAGTACTCAAACCTGCGACCTCACATACGTGTGCCCTTGTATAGAAGAAACGACGCTACCATTAACATCTGAGTCCACCACGATCACCTCAGTTTCATCGACAAGTTCATCAACGTCTTCAAATGCCGATACTTGTGCCGTAGGTAGCAGTTTTAGTTGTTCAGAAACTGGTAGATATGCTAGTCCAATCGATACTACATGTAAATCATATATCTACTGTTACCGTTATTCAAATGGAACTGTTGGACAATTTGGGTATAATTGTTCTATTGGACTTTTTAATCCTAATACTCAAAGCTGTGACCTCACATACGTGTGTCCTTGTACAGAAGAAACGACGCTACCATTAACATCTGAGTCCACCGCGATCACCTCAGTTTCATCGACAAGTTCATCAACGTCTTCAAATGCCGATACTTGTGCCGTAG GTAGCAGTTTTAGTTGTTCAGAAACTGGTAGATATGCTAGTCCAATCGATACTACATGTAAATCATATATCTACTGTTACCGCTATTCAAATGGAACTGTTGGACAATTTGGGTATAACTGTTCTATTGGTCTTTTTAATCCTAGTACTCAAAGCTGCGACCTCACATACGTGTGTCCTTGTATAGAAGAAACGACGCTACCATTAACATCTGAGTCCACCACGATCACCTCAGTTTCATCGACAAGTTCATCAACGTCTTCAAATGCCGATACTTGTGCCGTAGGTAGTAGTTTTAGTTGTTCAGAAACTGGTAGATATGCTAGTCCAATCGATACTACATGTAAATCATATATCTACTGTTACCGCTATTCAAATGGAACTGTTGGACAATTTGGGTATAACTGTTCTATTGGTCTTTTTAATCCTAGTACTCAAAGCTGCGAC CTCACATACGTGTGTCCTTGTATAGAAGAAACGACGCTACCATTAACATCTGAGTCCACCACGATCAC CTCAGTTTCATCGACAATTTCATCAACGTCTTCAAATGCCGATACTTGTGCCGTAGGTAGTAGTTATAGTTGTTCAGAAACTGGTAGATATGCTAGTCCAATCGACACTACATGTAAATCATATATTTACTGTTACCGGTATTCAAATGGAACTGTTGGACAATTTGGGTATAACTGTTCTATTGGTCTTTTTAATCCTAGTACTCAAAGCTGCGACCTCACATACGTGTGTCCTTGTATAGAAGAAACGACGCTACCATTAACATCTGAGTCCACCACGATCACCTCAGTTTCATCGACAAGTTCATCAACGTCTTCAAATGCCGATACTTGTGCCGTAGGTAGTAGTTTTAGTTGTTCAGAAACTGGTAGATATGCTAGTCCAATCGATACTACATGTAAATCATATATCTACTGTTACCGCTATTCAAATGGAACTGTTGGACAATTTGGGTATAACTGTTCTATTGGTCTTTTTAATCCTAGTACTCAAAGCTGCGACCTCACATACGTGTGTCCTTGTATAGAAGAAACGACGCTACCATTAACATCTGAGTCTACCACGATCACCTCAGTTTCATCGACAAGTTCATCAACGTCTTCAAATGCCGATACTTGTGCCGTAGGTAGTAGTTTTAGTTGTTCAGAAACTGGTAGATATGCTAGTCCAATCGATACTACATGTAAATCATATATCTACTGTTACCGCTATTCAAATGGAACTGTTGGACAATTTGGGTATAACTGTTCTATTGGTCTTTTTAATCCTAGTACTCAAAGCTGCGACCTCACATACGTGTGTCCTTGTATAGAAGAAACGACGCTACCATTAACATCTGAGTCCACCACGATCACCTCAGTTTCATCGACAAGTTCTTCAACGTCTTCAAATACCGTTACTTGTGCCGTAGGTAGCAGTTTTAGTTGTTCAGAAACTGGTAGATATGCTAGTCCAATCGATACTACATGTAAATCATATATCTACTGTTACCGCTATTCAAATGGAACTGTTGGACAATTTGGGTATAACTGTTCTATTGGTCTTTTTAATCCTAGTACTCAAAGCTGCGACCTCACATACGTGTGTCCTTGTATAGAAGAAACGACGCTACCATTAACATCTGAGTCCACCACGATCACCTCAGTTTCATCGACAAGTTCATCAACGTCTTCAAATGCCGATACTTGTGCCGTAGGTAGTAGTTTTAGTTGTTCAGAAACTGGTAGATATGCTAGTCCAATCGATACTACATGTAAATCATATATCTACTGTTACCGCTATTCAAATGGAACTGTTGGACAATTTGGGTATAACTGTTCTATTGGTCTTTTTAATCCTAGTACTCAAAGCTGCGACCTCACATACGTGTGTCCTTGTATAGAAGAAACGACGCTACCATTAACATCTGAGTCCACCACGATCACCTCAGTTTCATCGACAAGTTCATCAACGTCTTCAAATACCGATACTTGTGCCGTAGGTAGCAGTTTTAGTTGTTCAGAAACTGGTAGATATGCTAGTCCAATCGATACTACATGTAAATCATATATCTACTGTTACCGCTATTCAAATGGAACTGTTGGGCAATTTGGGTATAACTGTTCTATCGGATTTTTTAATCCTAGTACTCAAAGCTGTGACCTCACATACGTGTGTCCTTGTATAGAAGAAACGACGCTACCACTAACATCTGAGTCCACCACGATCACCTCAGTTTCATCGACAATTTCATCAACGTCTTCAAATGCCGATACTTGTGCCGTAGGTAGTAGTTATAGTTGTTCAGAAACTGGTAGATATGCTAGTCCAATCGACACTACATGTAAATCATATATTTACTGTTACCGGTATTCAAATGGAACTGTTGGACAATTTGGGTATAACTGTTCTATTGGTCTTTTTAATCCTAGTACTCAAAGCTGCGACCTCACATACGTGTGTCCTTGTATAGAAGAAACGACGCTACCATTAACATCTGAGTCCACCACGATCACCTCAGTTTCATCGACAAGTTCATCAACGTCTTCAAATGCCGATACTTGTGCCGTAGGTAGTAGTTTTAGTTGTTCAGAAACTGGTAGATATGCTAGTCCAATCGATACTACATGTAAATCATATATCTACTGTTACCGCTATTCAAATGGAACTGTTGGACAATTTGGGTATAACTGTTCTATTGGTCTTTTTAATCCTAGTACTCAAAGCTGCGACCTCACATACGTGTGTCCTTGTAGAGAAGAAACGACGCTACCATTAACATCTGAGTCCACCACGATCACCTCAGTTTCATCGACAAGTTCATCAACGTCTTTAAATACTGATACTTGTGCCGTAGGTAGCGGTTTTAGTTGTTCAGAAACTGGTAGATATGCTAGTCCAATCGACACTACATGTAAATCATATATTTACTGTTACCGGTATTCAAATGGAACTGTTGCGCAATTTGGGTATAATTGTTCTATTGGACTTTTCAATCCTAGTACTCAAAGCTGTGACCTTGCTTACGTATGTCCCTGTATAGAAGAAACTATTCTACcataa